Below is a genomic region from Balaenoptera acutorostrata chromosome 9, mBalAcu1.1, whole genome shotgun sequence.
gcttccaagttttggcaattctAAATAAAGCTTGCATCAACATCCCTGTGcaggtctttgtgtggatataaggtttcagttcctttgggtaaataccaaagagtgtGATTGCTGCATAGGATGGGAAGAGTATGTTTAGTTGTGCAAGAAACTgcaaaactgtcttccaaagtggctgtaccattttactttcccaccagcaatgaatgagaattcctgttgctccacatccttgctagcatttggtgttgtcagtgttctggattttggcctttctaataggtgtgtagtggtatctcattgttgttttaatttgtatttccctgattgacatgatgttgagcatcttttcatgtgcttatttaccatctgtgtgtatatatatatatatatatatatatatatatatatatatatatatatatatatatatgtgtgtgtgtgtgtgtgtgtgcatgtgtgtgtgtgtgagatgtttgttaaaatgtttggctcattttttaatcaggctgtttgttttcttattgtttagttttaagagtttttttttgtttttttcttttaacagtccTTTCTCAGAtgtgtgttttacaaatattttctcccagtctctggtctgtcttctaattctcttgatactATACTTCAcagaacagaattttttaatttcaatgaaatccagcttatcaattatttccctCATGGATTGTGTCTTTGGGGatgtatctaaaaaggcatcaccaCACTCAAGGTCACTAGGTTTCTCCTGTTAtttactaagagttttatagtcttgaattttacatttaggtctgtgatccatttggagttaatttttgtgacagGTGTAGGGTTTGTgttcagattcatttttttggttttggatgTATACTTGTTCCAATACCATTTGTTGACCAGACTTTCTCTGCTCCAttatattgcctttgctcctttgtcaacgatcagttgactatatttatggggatctctttctgggctctttattctgttctattgatctattcaACTGTTCTTTCACCAGTACTACACTtagacatctttttaaaaagtcacagtgAAAGTAAGCCTTGGTGTTGGCTGTGGTAGGACCTCCAGGCAGTTtcttctctctgagcttcagctccAGGAGGAGGTTGGAGCTGAACTCTAGGACTTCCTAACATGCTGCTGTTGTGCTTCTCAACCTGCCTGGGGAAGGACtagttttgtttcgttttttgaACTTCCAGTCTGCTGCAGACTCTTCCTTTTGTAGAATACAATAAAATGACTTACTAGGAAATGATTGTGTGCTTGTATGGTCATAGTACTGTCAAATCACTATACAAGGTTCTAAAGTCTCCGTTTCTGAACTTGCTTTGTCACAGACTGCTAAGTGGACCGCACTTTGGTTATACTGTCCTGCGCAGTGGGTGCAGGTTGGAGAGATGCCTACCTGTCTAGCCAGAGCTTCTTGGGAGAACAGGAGCTCAGCTGGGGCTTGGGAATTGGCTTGTTCCAGGGAATGTGGTTGTCAGGAGGGCCTCTTTCTTATCTCCCATGGGATCAGACCCCTTCATGAGCCCCAGTCTACCCCTGTCCTTTTTTTTCAGCATATTCCTCACATTGACCCCTCCCGTTTGAAGGCAGAGGGACAACTTGGGGTGGCAGGGGCCCTGAGAAGGGGCTGTAATAGTTGGCTTGGAGGGCCAAGGTTGGAGCAGGGCCTGCTGCTCTGGATGGGTCTGAATGCCATTTCTCAGGGAAGTAGGGAGAAGGGTGTGAGTGGCTGGTGGTGATATTGGCGTGGACTCTGGAGCATGTCTGAGAGTTCCAACTTTAAAACCCTGAGACCATAAGACCTTAGGACATTCGAATCTTCGAATTGTGGAGTCACGGGCTGTTAGAACTGGAAGGGACTGCAGGGGTCACCTTGTGGTCCAGGCCGAGTTGTTCACATGCTCCTCCTCCTTGGCGCCTGGCCCAGATTGGAGCGACAGGTGTCTGTCCTGCCTTTAGCTTGGAGTCCTTGGGTTGCCACAGTACGGGTGAGTAGAGGTTCTTTGGGTGCCCTTGGCTTACTCCAGGTGCCCCGCTCTGTTTGGAAGTTTCAGACACTGTGTGCTCCGTTTGACTGAGAACAACTCCCAGCCCTTGATGACCAAGCTGCAGTGGCTCTTCGCCTTCCTGGAGCACAGCCAGGTGAGCGCAGGGGCAGTCGGGGGTGCTGGAGAGGAGGCCCGGTCCGACACCTCTCCTTCCCCACGACCTGCCTGCATCTGGCTGTGGGCCCCCACTTTCTGGTGTAAGTTGTTGGGACCCAGTCCAGGCTGGCATGGGTTCACGGCTAAAGCCCAAGGGGCCGATTCAGCGCCCTTACCAGGCAGGTGAGGGAGTGCCTCCTGAGCCCCTCTGTGCTGTGCTGCCCACATCTCTCCCATCAGTGGTTCAGTCCATTCTATTAGGTGTTGCTTTGTTGGTCTGCTGTCATTTCTGAGCACTCATATTGCCTGCCAGGCACCCTGAGGGCTGTATTTGGTTTCATCACTGTCTCTGCCCTCCTGGAACCTAAAGCCCTTGGCCAGGCAGGCattatgccaggccctgtgcggGGGCACAGAGATGAGTCAGCCGCAGTCCTGCCTTCACGGAGCGCGTAGTCTGGTGGGGAAGAGGAACCTGCAGATAGCAACTGTAGTGCTCGAGCAGAGGGCAACGCGAGTGTAGTGTGCGTGTCAGGGAGGGAGGGTTGATCACGATGGGGATGGGGGCTGCTGGGAAGACACTGTGGGACAGGTGACACTAACGGCACCTGGGACTTGAACTCTACAGCTAAGCTCCTGACAGGGGAGAAGggtgtttcaggcagagggaacggcaACAAATAAGGGCCTGGAGTGAAATGTGAGGTGTGTCAGGGAAGAGCAGACTCCTGGAGGACTGTCCATCTCCGTGAACCCGATGTCCTGCTTATAGGCTGCATGGCCTTGGTGGGATGAGTCAGGGAAGGGGGAGGACTTTCGTGAGGAGGCTGGAAGTTTGGGGCAGAGAGTCCCCAGGGCCATCCTCAGGCCTAGCGTGCTGTGGAGCTGGTTGGTGAGTGGCCCCCGGCTCCTGGCcctgtctttctccctccttgGTCCTAGCGGCCTGCCATTTCTCCAGAGAACTTTCTGTCTGCATCCTGGACACCCTGGTTCAGCCCTGGCACCCAGCAGGACTGCTCAGAGTACCTGAAGTACCTGCTGGACCGGTAAGGGAGGCCAGGCCTGGCTCTGCACGGGGGCTCCAGGTCTGGAGAGGGTGCTCGTGGGAAAGCCCCCTCCCCCTGGGCTGTGTTGTCTCTTCCTGGAAACGGGGGCACAGCCCTGCACTTGTGAAAGGCTTGGAGCAGATGTGTGTCGTGAGTGTGGGGACAGGGGCCGAGTGGGAGGGAAGTTTTGGAGATGCTGACATGAACCGAGACTGGGAGGGTAAgtaagtgtgtgtatgtacactGTGCTGTGCTTGcctgagtgtgcatgtgtgtgttttctcatcAGCTCTCTGGGGGCACATGCACGTCTTTTTGTGGCAGGTTTGTGAGCCTTATGCAGGTAAGTATGTAGCATGTGTGCCTGGCTTATGAGTGCATGTGCACGAATGCCATTttgtacatgcatatgtatgttcCCCGTGCCTTCTCCTGCATGCGTGTAAACATGTGGCCAGCTGAGTAAGGTAGATGCACAGGGCAGGCCACTGCACTGGGGATGGGTCTGTGTGTATGGACAAAGGCCCTTTGCTCCCTGCACCAGGCTGCATGAAGAGGAGAAAACTGGGACGAGGATCTGCCAAAAGCTCAAGCAGTCCAGCTTGCCCTCCCCGCCCGAGGAGCCCCCTAGCCCGAGTTCAACCTCTGTGGAGAAGATGTTCGGAGGCAAGATTGTGACTCGGATATGCTGTCTCCGCTGCCTTAACATCTCCACCAGGGAGGAGGCCTTCACGGACCTCTCTCTCGCCTTTCCCCCGCCTGagcgctgccgccgccgccgcctgggCTCAGTGATGCTCCCTGCAGAGGACGTCAGCGCCCAGGACCTCCCTTCGCCATCGCGAGCCCAGGCGCCAAGCAGGGCGGCTCCTCGGAGGCAGAGGAAACACTGCATCACAGGGGACGTTCCCCCCACCGTCCTGAACATTGAAGGCCTGGGCCCCCAGGGCCTCGGGGGGCAGAGCAGTCAGGAGGAGGAggcaaaggaggaggaaaaggagaaggaggaggaggaggagaaggaggccgAGAaagtggagaaggaggaggagaaggtggagaaggaggaggagaaagtggaGAAGGAGGCcgagaaggagaaggaggccgAGGTGGAGAAGGAGACcgagaaggagaaggaggccgagaaggagaaagaggaggacggCCTGGGCCCAGGGACCCTCAGAAATGCCTCCACCCCCTCTGGGGAGGGTTCCCGCTCCGTCCTGGACCTGGTCAACTACTTCCTGTCGCCCGAGAGGCTGACGGCAGAGAACCGCTACTACTGTGAGTCGTGCGCCTCCCTGCAGGACGCCGAGAAGGTGGTGGAGCTGAGCCAGGGGCCGCGCTACCTCATCCTGACCCTGCTGCGCTTCTCCTTCGACCTGCGCACCATGCGGCGCCGCAAGATCCTGGACGACGTCTCCATCCCCCTGCTGCTGCGGCTGCCGCTGGCGGGGGGCCGGGGCCAGGCCTACGACCTCTGCAGCGTCGTGGTGCACTCCGGGGTGTCCTCGGAGAGCGGCCACTACTACTGCTACGCCCGCGAGGGTGCTGCCCGCCCAGCCCCGAACCCGGGAGCGGCCGACAGGCCCGAGCCCGACAACCAGTGGTACCTGTTCAACGACACCCGGGTGTCCTTCTCCTCCTTTGAGTCTGTCAGCAACGTCACCTCCTTCTTCCCCAAGGACACCGCCTACGTGCTCTTTTATCGGCAGCGGCCCCGGGAGGGGCCTGAGGCTGAGCCCGGCTCTCCCCGAGCCCGGGCAGAGCCCACCCTCCACAAAGACTTGATGGAAGCCATTTCCAAAGACAACATCCTTTTCCTGCAGGTGAGCAGACCCTGGGGGCGGAGGGGCGTCCCAGCACCCACCAGCTCAGATGCTGACTGCTCCTCTCTCGGAGTCTTTTCCTTTTACCTTTGATCCATTCcgctatcaatcaatcaatcaatcacttagTGCTGGGGAAAACTGGTGGGCCAGACAGACGTAGCCCCATACTTCAGAGGAACAGACATGAGGAATTATCAGTTTTTTATTAAGGTGTCATAAGTGTGCTGGAGGAGGGGCTCTGCGAGTGAGTAGTGGATACGAACGGATGGGGGGGGGGCTGCCCGACTCAGTGAGCCTTCCCTCTCACTGAGCCTTGGACTCCACTCTGTAGAGTCGAGGGTGGTATCAAAATACTTTTTGCCGCTGAAACAGCCAGCGCGCGGACCAGCACGAGGAGTGCCGCCACAGACAGCCGGTGTGGTCACGTCAGGACCCCTGGCCAGCAGCACCTGCGTGCTGTGGGGACCCTGGCTCTGCTTTTGCGTTTCTGCCGAGCTGTCCAGgtggaggcagggctgggcccgTGGGAAGGCGAATCCATGGCTGGCCTCAGTTCAGCAGGAGGAAGAGCCTCCTCGTGCCTTGGGAGGCAGAAGCTGGACAGCCGCGTCAGGAAGCCTGCAGAAGGGCCCCGGGGGGTTTGAGGTGCCCTTTGAAGTCTCTGCACCTCCCGCTTTCTGGTGCCACGGCAGGCCCTTGTCAGCTGTGCACAGTCTAGCTAGTAGAAGTGCGTTCCTTTCCTCCCGGGGCTGGGAGTTTTTATTCGGGGGAGGAGGAAGCATGCTTTGGGAGCCCATCCTCCCACTAAGCTGGAGTGCCGCTAGGGCAGAAGCTTTGGCTCCTCTGTGCCTGGCCCTGGGGACCGGGGCGATGCGCGGAGGGGCTGGGTGGCATTGGGGGCGTGCAGGGAGAACTGAGGCTTCAGGGCCTGACTGACTTTGACGTCTAAGCGTCCGGCCCCATCCCCCTCTGTATTTCCAGGAGCAGGAGAAGGAGGCACGGAGCAGGGCGGCCTACATCTCTGCACTCCCCACATCTCCGCACTGGGGGAGGGGCTTTGACGAAGACAAAGATGAGGATGAAGGCCCTCCGGGGGGCTGCAGCCCTGCAGGTGGCAGCGGTGGTGACTTCCACAGACTGGTCTTCTAATGGGAACCCTCA
It encodes:
- the USP35 gene encoding ubiquitin carboxyl-terminal hydrolase 35, which gives rise to MDKILEAVVTSSYPASVKQGLVRRVLEAARQPLEREQCLALLALGTRLYVSGADELPRRVGCQLLHVAGRHHPEVFAEFFSARRVLRLLQGGTGPPGARALACVQLGLQLLPEGPSADEVFALLRREVLRAVCERPGPAACAQVARLLARHPRCVPDGPHRLLFCQQLVRCLGRFRCPADGEEGAVEFLEQAQQVSGLLAQLWRAQPAAILPCLKELFAVISCTEEEPPSSALASVVQHLPLELMDGVVRNLSNDDSVTDSQMLTAISRMIDWVSWPLGKNIDKWIIALLKGLAAVKKFSILIEVSLAKIEKVFSKLLYPIVRGAALSVLKYMLLTFQHSHEAFHLLLPHIPPMVASLVKEDSNSGTSCLEQLAELVHCMVFRFPGFPDLYEPVMEAIKDLHVPNEDRIKQLLGQDAWTSQKSELAGFYPRLMAKSDTGKIGLINLGNTCYVNSILQALFMASDFRHCVLRLTENNSQPLMTKLQWLFAFLEHSQRPAISPENFLSASWTPWFSPGTQQDCSEYLKYLLDRLHEEEKTGTRICQKLKQSSLPSPPEEPPSPSSTSVEKMFGGKIVTRICCLRCLNISTREEAFTDLSLAFPPPERCRRRRLGSVMLPAEDVSAQDLPSPSRAQAPSRAAPRRQRKHCITGDVPPTVLNIEGLGPQGLGGQSSQEEEAKEEEKEKEEEEEKEAEKVEKEEEKVEKEEEKVEKEAEKEKEAEVEKETEKEKEAEKEKEEDGLGPGTLRNASTPSGEGSRSVLDLVNYFLSPERLTAENRYYCESCASLQDAEKVVELSQGPRYLILTLLRFSFDLRTMRRRKILDDVSIPLLLRLPLAGGRGQAYDLCSVVVHSGVSSESGHYYCYAREGAARPAPNPGAADRPEPDNQWYLFNDTRVSFSSFESVSNVTSFFPKDTAYVLFYRQRPREGPEAEPGSPRARAEPTLHKDLMEAISKDNILFLQEQEKEARSRAAYISALPTSPHWGRGFDEDKDEDEGPPGGCSPAGGSGGDFHRLVF